Part of the Triticum urartu cultivar G1812 chromosome 2, Tu2.1, whole genome shotgun sequence genome, agtaccgaagaggctagcaaattatGAATAGGTGGGAGTGCTTATGTCTACAAACTCACAttggtcataaagaactcacatacttattgcgaaaattgaaaagccctcgaagcaaagtactactcaCATGCCCCTAGGGAggaggttggtaggagttaaccattTGCGCGCCCCCGATCGGGACAACACAAAGGATTTTGATCAAGGATAAATTACACTCAGACTTCCCTGCTATATTTGGAATATTTGAATATGATGGACATTCCAATGTTGATAAATGTTGCATATGCATATATGCATATTTGACGAATGAATGGAGAATCAAGAATGAAGAATGCATAATTCAATGTTGATGATGAATGAATGTTGTTGAATGAATGATGTTGATATTTGATGATTGAATGTTGTTGATATCACTTGATTATATTTTTTGTTTAGTTAGTACTATATTTAGCGGATTATATGCATATAGAATGAATGTCGATAAATAAATGTTGTTGTCAAAAATTTAACTTGAACTGGCAACTGTTTTAGGAGAACCCTTAATCCGAACATCGGCACTAAGTACACCATGCTTGACCCTGCGTTCGACAACGATCATCGCACACGTTTTATCGAGAATGGAGCGGTAATGACTATAGTCAAGTTCTTGCAGAAAAATTGGCTTTGCTAAAATAAGTTACTAACTATTTTTCATCTAAATTTTGGCAGATGCTACCACCATTGCATATGAAGGGTCACACGAAAGCATGCCAGATGCATACGACATCCACTACGAGCCGTACTTCAAGAGAGCTGGGCTACTGCCATTTGTGCTTCAGTTCAAGCGTGCGCCGCAGATGCTCGTCCACTTAGCTCTCACAGCCTTGGCAGACCATTGGCGACCCGAGAGGCATAGTTACCATCTCCCATGTGGTGAGATGACAGTGACCCTCGAGGACTTCGGCATGATCACAGCCCTACCGCTCCAGGTACGGGCTCTCACTGGGCGAGTGGGGAGGAACAACTGGCGGGAGAGGGTTGTCACCCTCATCGGTGATTGTCCCACCTCCATCCGTCATGAGGCCTACGACATGGTGGATAATCGAACATACGGTATACCTCTAATATGGCTCTTTGCCAACCAGTCCGGATGCCCACAAGATGCCAACGCGCGGACCGTGGAGCAGTAGGTAAGGGCCTACTTGCGGTATCTCCTTACAGAGGTCATGTTTCCAGACTGCTCGGGGAACACTGCCCTATGGATGCATCTGGACTTCCTGTCCATCTGGGACGCAGGGTACAGCTGGGGGTCTGCCGACCTAGCGTACCTATACCATTCGGTAAGAAGTTATCTCCATATTCGTTTATGGACGTATGTATGCTTCTTTGAATTGCGTTATCTAATCATTAATTGGCATTTGTAGCAGGATGACGCATGTAAGAGGACTGGAGCTACGTTCGTATGTGTGGATGTGCCTGGGCCCTCTCGATTTGGATGTGGGAGCGATTGCCGGTGGGTCATCCTGAGAAACTTAGACGGCGTCCATGGACAGATTATGGCAATGAAGGCGACAATACTCGATACTTGACCGTAGTATACTCTTGGGACATCGTTAAAGTCTTCACAGACAATGCCACTGTATTGTACAAGGCCTTCACCAACGAGCTGGACAACCTGACATATCACTAGGTAAACTACTTGCTGGTGTTTTCTCGTAGCCACTTTCATGGTTACTTACCAATCTTTCTGCAGGTTAATTGGTGGCCATATCACGAGAGAGTCTGGGGTCAATACCTATACCCGCCTATCGCCAGGCTCGTTGACGGAGGGTTGCATAGCCTACCACGAGGACGGCTGGCGGCAGGGTGCACTGCGTACGCACAACTTCCCCCCTCCCTAGATACAGTACAAGTTTGTGGGGTTTTTTAGGAGGGGGGGCTCCTTCCTACTGGCACCCACTTTGGCAGTGAGGTTTACATACCTATCACCCTCCAATCATGCATGTCTGGCGGTAGGACATTAATCTACGTCAGGCCCACCCACCAGATGACGGTGGCTGCCGTTAACCCTACCGCCAGGGGCCTCGGCAGTAGGCAGTTATATCCTAGTGTCATCGACCCTGACGGTAGGAGATTTAGATTTTTTTACAAGTAGGGTCAAATCTTGCTCAAGTTTCTCAAAAGAGTCAAAATACTGATTTTGGCCcaagtttttttttttgagaaaatgATTTTGGCCCAAGTGGCACGCTTGTGTGTACTCTCAAACCTCTTTCAGTAGTCGGCAAAGACATGGGCCTGTGTCACTTTAACATAAAGGTGAAGCAGTTATGCTATCTCAGGCGTACTCTCTGGCGAGTAAATCACTTTCTGTCAACAGTAACATACTGGCAGACCTGCCGGGAGAGATAGAAAAAAGGACTGCAGATGAAGGTCCATTTTGATAATGCACACAAAGGGACGTGTCTAAACATTTTGCTCAAGGCTCCAAGCCTCCAAGCCAAAGGATCAGAGAATAACCGTTTCATTTAATCCAGAACTTCGTGTTGTGACACAGAATCAGCCCTCGTTGCACAAGCGAGTGGAAAAAATTGTGACTGAACTTTCAAAGTTACTTGCCTAGCAACGCTAAGCCTGAAACATGGAACCTGGAGAACTATGGAACGCTTTGGATATCCTGACACGCTTTGTATACCCTGATAAGGTGCTGTCACCCctgcaaaaaaataaaataaaataaaaatgataaGGTGCCGTCACAGTGGTACCCTAGTACTCCTGCTCGTTAACGAGGCCCTGTTGCCACGAATGGCATCAAATAGTAACTCGGATACAGAGTACAGATCGAAGCAACTAATAATGCTGGCAATCAAATGCACGATCCTACGGAGATCCTCTTCCGTAACAGCACAGCGGTACAGCAGTGCTCCCTACTCGGTACTTAAGGCCCTGTTTCCACAGATTTGGCATCAAATAACTCAGAAGCAGAGTACAGCTTTGAACCAAAAGTAGCAATCAAATGTACGATCTTACGGACACCCTTTTCATTCGCCATTTAGATCTCTTCCATCGTATGAATATGCTCGCACGTGAGCCATGACAGTACCGAGTTTGATCGACGATCTCCCCAACAATCCATCCAAAGGGCACAAATGAAAATGGCCAACGCTGTGACGATGGAGTAAAAAATTTCAGCAAGAACAAGTGAACTTCAACATGTACCATTACAAACAATAGCTTGAAGCAAACTTCCTTTTTTACTGAACACTGATCCACGAGACTGAAACACAGAACACTGAGAGGGATATACGTCGACTGCTACATAACAGGGGGAAACAGGGCACATCCTACTTAGCAGAAGCAAAACACAGGCTGCATGCACACTGACGGCCATCATACTACTCTACTGCCACGCATGCGTCCATGTTCCAGAAGGCCAAAACGCTGAATCCGCACGCCATGTAGTGCGGTTCAGGGGCGTCCGACGGTGCAACCGGACCAGGCGGCGCTCAGCGGAGGACGCGGCTGCAGAGGCGCGACACGTCGGACGGCTGGACGGGCTTCAGCAGGAAATCCTCGGCTCCCTCCTCCAGGCACCTGACGGAGCCGAAACGTGTCAACGAGCAGGAAAACGAACTGCATGCATGCTACTAGAGCTGCTACCACCGAATAGGAAAGAATATGGCATGCATGGGAGGGAATATGGCATGGAATAGATACTGACCTGTTGATCCTTGTAGGCACGTTCTCCGAGGACATGATCACCACGGGGATCTCCCTCAGCTTGGACGACCCCTGCATGCATCCATCACATTTCCATCGTCATCTCAAACAAGTATTCATATTCCTATACATGCATGATTTATCATGGAGTTTGGCAAGGAATAAAAGAATGTCGTGTGATGTATTACCTTGACCTTCTTGAGGAGCTCGTAGCCCGTCATCTCCGGCATCCAGTAGTCGGTGATTATCATGCTCACATTGGCCTCCTGCGACGCCCAAGAACACACAGTAAGACACATGCAAAAAGCACAAAAATATCCGAAATAAAAGGGACAAATTAAGGTTCGAGGAAGATCACATACGGAGCCAAGAAGCTCCAGGGCCCTCTTCCCGCTGTCCACGGCGGTCACTGCACATCACATGCACGCACACATCTCGTCACAAATCCACgacaagaagaacaagaagaagagatCGAAACGGGATGTGATCTCGTCGATTGCTCACCGCGGAACTTGGAGCTCCGGAGGATGCCGGAGATGACGGCGCGGTCGACCGAGCTGTCGTCCACGGCGAGGACGTGCGGCAGCGCCGCGCTCCCCTCGCCGACAAGGCCCTTGAAGCTCGCCATCTCTACCTAGGACTACTATGCTCGGACTGTGGAGAGAAAGGGAAAGAAAAGGCCTTTGGAGAGCGTCGCCACCCTGCCCCTATATATAGCCGAGGGCGACGAGGCCGCGGCACAGGAGACGGCGGGGCGGAAAAGGCGAAGACGAGGAGGCCGGGATCGCTGACCGGCCACGCGCGCTCTGGCCCTGGCCCCGAGGGATATCTCGGCGAGGGTGAATCCAAGATACGGATACGGACCGGGTGCGGCAGGATCGTGGCGTGACGCATGGACGCCTGGAGCGAAGCATGCCGCCGCTGGCCGCCTGGCATGCACCAGCACCACGAGGGGTATGCATACGCATGATGCAACGCACAGCGGCGGCCAGCAGCGAACCAAATCTTTTGTTGCTGCAAACAGGAGTGCCGGCCTTTACTCCTTTCTTGACCGGCGCGGCGCCGTATCTCTTCTCTTAAATGGGTTATTCATGGCATTGGCAGCATCCTTCGTGCCTGTCTGTCTCGCTTCTCCATCATCCCTCTGTAAACAAATGCTATGCAGGTAGCCGGTGTGTTCATTTACTGGATCCACGGCGCGGGTGAGATGACAACAGTATAACTACGGCACCGTAATGGAAGTGGCAGTCCTTGATTATGCGGCGTATCTCGAGATACGCCGTGATCTCCCGACTAGCTGGCGCGAGGCCGGCCGTGTTTCTGCCACAGTGATGGCGTATATGCCAGCATCAAAGAGTGGATTCACGCCACTATTTACTTCCAAACTGAGTTGATATAGGGCATCTCCGGTTTTTGGATGGTGGTAATAAGTGGAataacgcatgcatgcatgcatcggtGCATGTATGGTAACTCCATTTACGTGGACGCATGTACAATGTGTCCTGAAATGCACTCACTCAGCCGGCACGCACGGCACGTCCACCTTTACTCCCTGTCTAGGCTTTTTGGGGTGCCATGCATCATGCGTATGCATGCATTGATGCATGCCagcgttgtcgtcgtcgtcgctatCTATGCCGCCGGGAGAATAGCTCCGGCCGCGACTGCGAGCCATTGAACTTCGCGTCTCTTGCACCGATGTGGCGAACTCACCAATTTATGGCCTCTGCCGACTGCCCGGTGCGTGGCCGCTGGCTCCATTGCGAGGTCGCCGCCTGCCTACGACGACCGGCAGGCTGGCGGCTGCGGCTGGCTATACCTACGCTACACGCTACGGCATGCAGGCATGGGCCCTGTGGATTCGTCTGCCAGGGCGATCTTGGGGAGATTTTGCACGAGTTCCGAGGGAGATCTTTCCCCCACTCGCCATCCTTATCATGACGTATGCAGTCACTCGGCCGATGGGGTGCTTGCACAAGCAAAAGTACTCCTTGCTGCCAGTAGCTTTTCTTTGGTCAAACGGAGCAGTAAAACAAAGGCCTTGTTTGGATCATGGGGTTAGAGCTAGTTTGGATTTGTTTGGAGCTCAAATAATTCAAAAGTATCCAAACAGAAAGGGttaggcctcttttggttcatagtaTAGGATTATCATAAAAATAGAaatcttgtaggaaatgagatgacacgTATCTCAAATcttatgagtaggaataggaaacaagatgtcatttggttgacaccaaaggaatttttccattgagtctacgctcttttttactttcctatgaaatgtggaggataggaaccaatcctatgtaggaataggaatccattcctatgaaccaaagggctctaaaggaaaaaattctataagaatcctatcctctagaattTCTATACaattcctctaaaccaaaggagACCTTAGAGTGGGTTAGTTTCATCTAACCCAACTATCCCGATAGAGAGGTGTTTATTTGGGTTAGAGTAGGTTAGAAAATAACTCTAACTCTAACTGTGTGTCCAAACAGGGCCAAAGATACTAATGGCAACAATGACAGCCGACGCAGTGAGATGATTTGATGGGCAGACCAGGCTTTACGCAGAGCAGCTCTAGACGCACGCACTTGAGCACCTTCAGAGCTGCACGAGTAAACAGTACACGGTGCAGGCATGGCTCTGCCGCTGCTGGTGAACGGTGCAAGTACTCTACGCATGGACTTGGTCAGCTCATTTAGTTTTGGCGTTTGACCTTTTTCCTCTCTATGGAGTGTACCGGTGGCAGTAGCAGGAAGGAAGCAGTGGGTTTGCGTGGGGCAGGCCGTCTAGACGGGGATGAAATATGTTGACGCACGCTACAAGCCGATACTGCATCTGACTCAGGCCAGGTGCTCACGCGCGCGACGAGCGTCTTGCGTCGTACACAGTGAATTGGACCCTGAAAATGTCCCATCGGCCTCTCCATCTCTTTATTAACCTGGATGACTGATGGACTGAGGGGTCAGCCCGCCGCGCATAGATCGTGCAACACCACGCAAGCAGGCCAAAACGGCTGTCGCACGATTCGTCTCTGCGCGGCTGATTACGCCATAGTAGTCCTGGTTGTGAAACGTTATGTTTGTGGGAAAATGCACGGCATCAAATACGGGTGTGGTtatctcatatatatatataaggatACACATAATACAATATACGGGGTATACATAAAAGCTACGCCTGACATTATCTAACATCATCCCTCAATCTTAACCGTGACATGAAATACAAAGTAAGTTAAGATTGCGCCTACAA contains:
- the LOC125533749 gene encoding two-component response regulator ORR5-like isoform X2, translating into MASFKGLVGEGSAALPHVLAVDDSSVDRAVISGILRSSKFRVTAVDSGKRALELLGSEANVSMIITDYWMPEMTGYELLKKVKGSSKLREIPVVIMSSENVPTRINRCLEEGAEDFLLKPVQPSDVSRLCSRVLR
- the LOC125533749 gene encoding two-component response regulator ORR5-like isoform X1 is translated as MASFKGLVGEGSAALPHVLAVDDSSVDRAVISGILRSSKFRVTAVDSGKRALELLGSVCDLPRTLICPFYFGYFCAFCMCLTVCSWASQEANVSMIITDYWMPEMTGYELLKKVKGSSKLREIPVVIMSSENVPTRINRCLEEGAEDFLLKPVQPSDVSRLCSRVLR